Proteins encoded together in one Astatotilapia calliptera chromosome 7, fAstCal1.2, whole genome shotgun sequence window:
- the b3galt9 gene encoding putative UDP-GlcNAc:betaGal beta-1,3-N-acetylglucosaminyltransferase LOC100288842: MEEGVMQFCLCKLRTHQWCFLFFNVLLFHCLLFGADFIEEYLLQPTPGVYADGTVVGVREKARKLDLSNAKENVSQAYPIANPDVCKTSDLFLLTLVFSSPDNITQRDAVRRTWANQTLIQGFPVQILFIIGSTQTSAAQEALVSESERYGDVVQGHATADSSLHGPTEKTVLAIRWVITFCPLARFVLLTKESVFVNLPAIVGYLLGLHRHPEDFYLGRVIQRDSPDRDPNSPGYLPPSLYPSKYLPEYCEGAAYILSQDVVRKVYVASAEVRAPVPADVFVGLCAKKAGVAPTHSARFSGGKHIRYNACCYHYMFSSAGMGSHELDRVWTDLRQRDRKCSLLQTYYGLVACKTLTYLDKLSFFNSQEGN; encoded by the exons ATGGAAGAGGGTGTCATGCAG ttctgtCTGTGCAAGCTACGTACCCACCAGTGGTGCTTCCTCTTCTTCAATGTGCTGCTCTTCCACTGCTTGTTATTTGGGGCCGATTTCATCGAGGAGTACCTGCTGCAGCCTACGCCTGGGGTTTATGCTGATGGCACGGTTGTAGGCGTGAGAGAGAAAGCAAGGAAACTGGACCTGAGCAATGCCAAGGAAAATGTGTCACAGGCTTATCCTATCGCTAACCCTGATGTCTGCAAAACCTCTGACCTTTTCCTCCTCACTCTTGTCTTCAGCTCTCCAGATAATATCACCCAAAGAGATGCAGTTAGGAGGACATGGGCCAATCAAACACTCATCCAAGGCTTTCCAGTGCAGATACTGTTTATCATCGGATCAACTCAGACTTCTGCTGCACAGGAAGCCCTCGTGAGCGAGTCTGAACGTTATGGAGATGTGGTCCAAGGTCATGCTACAGCTGACTCATCCCTCCATGGCCCAACAGAGAAGACAGTGCTGGCTATCCGCTGGGTGATCACCTTCTGCCCTCTGGCACGCTTTGTCCTGCTGACCAAAGAGTCTGTGTTTGTCAACCTTCCTGCCATTGTAGGCTATCTGCTTGGCTTACACAGGCACCCTGAGGACTTCTATCTGGGCAGAGTGATCCAGAGAGACTCTCCTGACAGGGATCCCAATAGTCCTGGCTACCTGCCCCCATCTCTCTACCCAAGCAAATACCTTCCTGAATACTGTGAAGGGGCAGCTTACATTCTGTCCCAGGACGTGGTCCGAAAAGTGTATGTAGCATCCGCAGAGGTCCGCGCACCTGTGCCAGCTGATGTTTTTGTGGGACTTTGTGCTAAGAAGGCCGGTGTTGCACCAACACACAGTGCCAGGTTCtcaggaggaaaacacatccgCTACAATGCCTGCTGTTACCACTATATGTTCAGCTCAGCAGGAATGGGGAGCCATGAACTAGACAGAGTGTGGACTGACCTGAGACAGAGGGATAGAAAATGTTCGCTGTTGCAGACCTATTACGGACTGGTGGCCTGCAAAACCCTCACCTATCTGGATAAACTGTCCTTCTTCAACTCACAGGAAGGCAATTAA
- the psmd5 gene encoding 26S proteasome non-ATPase regulatory subunit 5: protein MAASIDSLLEEIAGVEDPVEELQSLKTALLAIPVSVLKDSIRGQRLDVIFSLLNSSDRTQVELCVDILERILMAMSPVHVVQNYRAELQGGLTHPNDTVKILALAQIGRVVEDPDAVTEILNNHDVLRAAIRCIGEEKIAVAKQAIQSLSKLSHSKPGLDKLFQTDLLQVMKDVMATSDIIRYRIYELVVEISSVSPISLGYCANSGLISQLLSELTGDDVLVRVTAVEMVTTLAHSQHGRQYLAQQGIMDKISNMIRGAETDPFSSLYLPGLVKFFGNLAIMDSPQQVCETYPAFQNKVFEMALDPDPVMIGVALDTLGLLGSNVEGKQVLQKTGEKFKAVLSKMSQLASSGPTELRVRSLDAISQLLSLQPEQQTEDLLALTESWFHLLSSQPMDMIRNISTQPFPELHCGALRIFTAIATQPWGQKLMINTPGFMEFVLDRSTGQTKEAKDAKFELIGALAGSSTAAEILGSQHYIRVKSYLREGPYYVSAVAAVSTEGAD, encoded by the exons ATGGCTGCTTCCATTGACAGCCTACTGGAGGAAATCGCTGGAGTTGAAGACCCAGTTGAAGAACTTCAGAGTTTAAAAACTGCTCTGTTAGCGATTCCTGTCAGTGTCTTGAAGGACTCAATTAGAGGACAGCGTTTAGATGTCATTTTCTCTCTGCTCAACTCCAGTGACAG GACGCAGGTGGAGCTATGCGTAGACATCCTTGAACGCATCTTAATGGCCATGAGCCCTGTGCATGTGGTCCAGAACTACAGAGCGGAGCTGCAGGGGGGGTTGACTCACCCAAATGACACTGTTAAGATACTGGCCTTGGCACAG ATTGGGAGAGTGGTGGAGGACCCTGATGCTGTTACTGAAATCCTCAACAACCACGACGTCCTCCGAGCAGCAATCCGCTGCATCGGAGAGGAGAAGATAGCTGTGGCAAAGCAG GCGATTCAGTCCTTGTCTAAGCTCAGTCATTCCAAGCCTGGATTAGACAAATTATTCCAGACTGACCTGCTGCAAGTCATGAAGGATGTGATGGCCACAAGTGATATTATTAGATACAGAATATATGAG CTGGTGGTGGAGATCTCATCTGTATCTCCCATTTCTCTCGGTTACTGTGCCAACAGCGGCCTCATTTCTCAGCTGCTCAGCGAATTAACAGGAGACGACGTATTGGTCAG GGTCACAGCTGTAGAGATGGTTACAACTCTTGCACACAGTCAGCATGGTCGGCAGTATTTGGCCCAGCAAGGTATCATGGATAAGATCTCAAACATGATCAGAGGAGCCGAGACTGACCCCTTCTCTTCCCTCTACCTTCCAG GTTTGGTGAAGTTCTTTGGGAACTTGGCCATCATGGACAGTCCACAGCAGGTTTGTGAAACCTATCCAGCTTTTCAGAACAAAGTGTTTGAGATGGCGCTTGATCCGGACCCTGTGATGATCGGCGTGGCTCTGGACACTTTGGGATTACTGGGATCTAATGTGGAGGGGAAGCAGGTCCTGCAGAAAACAG gAGAAAAGTTCAAGGCTGTGTTGTCAAAAATGAGCCAGCTTGCCAGTTCTGGACCTACAGAGCTCAGAGTTCGAAGCTTGGACGCGATATCACAACTTCTCTCCCTACAG CCAGAGCAGCAGACAGAAGACCTTTTGGCCCTGACAGAGTCATGGTTCCACCTTTTGTCCAGCCAGCCCATGGACATGATTCGCAACATCAGCACTCAGCCCTTTCCAGAGCTGCACTGTGGAGCACTGCGGATATTCACT GCCATTGCCACTCAGCCATGGGGCCAGAAGCTGATGATTAACACTCCTGGATTCATGGAGTTCGTTTTGGATCGTTCAACGGGCCAGACGAAGGAGGCCAAAGATGCCAAGTTTGAACTGATTGGGGCACTTGCAGGTTCATCAACAGCAGCTGAGATCCTGGGCAGTCAGCACTACATCCGCGTGAAGTCGTACCTCAGAGAAGGACCTTACTATGTTTCAGCTGTGGCCGCAGTCAGCACCGAGGGAGCGGACTGA